The sequence TACGCGGACTGCCTCGACAACTGCCAGTTGTTCCGTCGCGTCGCCGAGACTGGTGCGGTGCAGGAGGGCTCGTGGGGCGCCGGGTTCTACGGCGATCTCGCGCCGCTGCCGGGCGAGGCCGTGGTCACCCACAAGCGCAACAACCCCTTCTGGGCCAGCGGGCTCGAGGAGGCGGTGAGCGCCACCGGCGCGCGACGGCTGTACGTGGCCGGCATCGCGACCAACCATGTGGTGGAGCACGGTGCGCGCCATGCAAGCGACCTCGGCTATCGCGTGGCGGTGGTGGCCGATGCCTGCAGCACGGCACAGGCGCACCTGCACGCGGCGAGCCTCGAGACGCTGGCGATGCTGGCGGACGTGATCCAGGTCGACGACGCGGTGCGGCAGATGCGAGGCCCGCAATGACGCCGGACCTGAAGGGAAGGGTGGCCATCGTCACCGGTGCCGCGGCGGTGCTCGGCAGCGCCATCGTGCGCGCGTTCGTGCAGGCCGGTGCGCAGGTGGTGGCGCTCGACATCGACGTGCCGCGCGGAGAGGCGCTTGCGGCCGCGCTCGGGCCGCGCTGCCGCTTTGCGGCCTGCGACATCGGCTCCGACGAAGCGCTCGACGCCATGGTGGCCCAGGCGCTGCGCACCGAAGGGCGCATCGACTTCCTGGTCAACAACGCGGTCGTCTACGGCGACGCCGGCCTCGATGCCGCGCGCGCCGACTGGCTGGCCGCGCTGGACGTCAACCTCGTCTCCGGCGCGATGCTGGTGCAGAAGACCGCCGACGCGCTGGCGGCGCACGGCGGCGCGGTGGTGAACATGGGCAGCGTCGGCGGCAAGTTCGGCGCGGCGGGCCGGGCGCTGTACCCGGCGGCCAAGGCGGCGATCCTGCAGCTGACGCGCAACCAGGCGGCCAGCCTCGCGCCGCGAGGCGTGCGGGTGAATTCGGTGTCGCCGGGCTGGACCTGGTCGGACGCGCTGTCGCGCATGGCCGGCGGCGACCGCGCCCTGGCCGACCGCGTCGGCGCGCCGATGCACCCGCTGGGGCGCGTGGGCGACGGCGACGACGTGGCGCAGGTCGTGCTGTTCCTGTGTTCCGATGCGGCGCGCTTCGTGACCGGCGCGGACATTCCGGTCGACGGCGGCTTCTCGATGCTGGGCCCGGACCAGGGCCGCTCGGCACGGGACTGGTTCGCCGGCTAGGCAAGGGCCGAACGTCGTTGCCGGCCTTCGATGGCGGTGGCCAGGCCGGCGGTGTCGGCCAAACCCAACTCCCGAATGTAAAGAAACTTCAGCTTTCGACCGGCTGTCTACATGATCGGGCCATGAACAAGACAGAGGTCATGGCCACGTCCATCGACATGGCTCGCAACGGGCTGGGCATGACGCCGGCCGACGCATTCGACTACATCGCCGAGCTCATCGGCGCGCAGGACCCGACCCATGAGCTGTACGACCGCGAGGTCGAGCGGCTGCTGCGGCTGGCCGCCTGCCTGTGGACCTTGCGCCGGGATCTGGTGTCGCCTGGTTCATAGCCCTTCGCTCCCGGCGGGTCGCGCCCGGAACAGGGTGGGCGCACACGAGCCTGCAAGGCGCGCGCAGGCAGCGCAGGAGACGTAGCCCTCGTCCCACATCGGCGCGGGCCGCTAGCCGTTAGGGTGGTTCCTCTTTCCATTCGAAAAGAAGGAGACCGATCCATGGCCTATACCTTGACGCAAGCCCGTGGGCTGCTGACCGCGGCCGAACTCGCAATCTTCGACCAGAGCCGTGCCGGCCCCATCAAGGAACTGACGGCGGCCCGCTTGCGCGCAAAGGTGGAGCGGGCGCGCGCCCTGCGCGACAAATACCGCGACCTGTACCGGCGCCAGTCGGTGGCCACCCGCTCGGCGCCGGCCAGCCGGCGTTCCGCGGCCGGCGGCGACAACGAACGCACGCAGAAGAAAGCCACCGTGTTCACCGAGGTGCTGGAACGTTTCGAGACGCGGCTGGCGCAGCTGGACGCGAAGGCCGATGTCAAGCTGAAGCCGGCCGTCAGGACCGCAGCCAGAACCACGGTGAAGGCGCCGGTGAAGCCGCCGGTCAGGGCGCCGGCGAAGAAGACCGCAGCCAGGACGCCGGTGAAGAAGGCGTCCGCGACGCCGACCCCCGCGAAGAAGGCGCGCAAGCCCAAAGCCAAGGTCGTGAGCCTCAAGTCCGCCGTCAAGCACGCGCTGGAACTCAAGCAGGCGTCGCTCGCGGCGCCGCCGGTGGCCGAGCATTCGTCGAAGGCCCCGGCCGCGTTGTCGCCGCTGGGCGCCGCTGCGGCCGGTGCGCCCCAGGTGACCGCTCCGCTGGACATCAATCCGCGCGCGGCCCGGCTGAATCCGCTCAAGGAACGTGCGGAGAACATCGCGCTGCACGCCCATGCGGGCTCGCAGAACCGCCACGCGCAAGGCAAGCGGGACGCCCGCTGAGCCGGCCCCCGCGAAGCCGTCCGAGGTAGCTGCCTAGCGGCGTTCCAGCGCCGCCTGCCCGCTGCCCGGACCGTGCGCATCCGGCCGCAAGGCCTGGGGCTGTGATGCATCGGGCGAGGCGAGGTCCGCGGCGAAGGTGAACGACGGACCGGTGCGTTGCTGCTTGCCGTGGTACATCGCCCGGTCGGCCGAACGCAGCAGGCGGGGCAGGGTGTCGCCGTCGCCCGGATGGCAGGCGATACCCAGGCTCATGCCGACCGACACGCTGCGGCCCTCGTACTCGACCGGCTGGGTCCCGGCCTCGATCATGCGGCGCGCCATCAGGCTCAGGACCTCGCGGGACGGCGTGCCGCGCACCAGCACCGCGAATTCGTCGCCGCCGAGCCGCGCCACCACGTCGTCCTTGCGCAGCTGCTGGCGCAGGCGCTGCGCGACCGCGACCAGCACCGCGTCGCCGGCGGCGTGGCCGTGCGCGTCGTTGACGCCCTTGAAACCGTCGAGGTCCAGCAGCATCAGCGTGAACGGGCGTTCCTGTTCCAGCCATTCCTCGCCGCGGCTCTCGAAGCCGGAACGGCTGGCCGCGCCGGTCAGTGCGTCGGTGCCGAGCGCTTCCACCAGCTGCTGCGTGCGTTCGGTGAGGGCCTGCTCGGAGCGCAGCACCAGTTGCAGCCGCGAGCCCATCGCCACGGCGAACACGACCAGCTCGGCCGCCAGCGCACCCTGCGTGATGTTCATCTGGTTCGGCGCCCATTCGATCCAGCCCCAGCTCGCGACCACGATCGCGCCGATGCCGCCCAGCAGCAGTGCCACGCCGAAGAAGTAGAGCACCGCGGGCCAGTAGCGCCGGCGCATGGCGATCAGCGCGCCGATCACCATCACCACGGTCGAGGCGATCACCGAGAGCTGCACCAGCCGGAAGGTCACCAGCGGGTACGCGCCCCAGTTGGCATAGGGAATGGCCAGGGCCAGCGCGATCGTGAAGGCCTGCACCAACCGGTCGAGCGTCGGTGCGAAATGGCGCAGCCGCAGCAGCCGCCTGCCGAACTGCAGCTTGCAGATGGCCCACAGCGCCGGCCCCGCGGTGTAGGCGAAGCCGGCCGCCTCGGGCCAGTGCGAGAACGGATAGCGCAGCGCATGGCCGTTGATGCTGCCGAGCGCCAGCACGCCGCAGGCGCACGACAGCATGTAGAAGCCGTACAGCGCCTCGCCGAACACCTTGAACAGCACGAGGCCGTACACCATCAGCCCGAACAGGAGCCCGTAGGTCAGGCCGTCGAACATGCGCTTGTCCTGGGTCGACTGCAGGAAGTCGGCCGGGTCCCAGACGCTCACGTCGTAGATGCGCGCGAAAGTCGATTCGACCCGGAAGTAGGCGGTGTACGTGCCCGGGCCGGGCAGCCTGAAGCGCCAGGCCATCTGCTCGGACGAGGCCGGCCGGCTGGCCCACGGATGCCGCATGCCGGTGACGACCGGTTCGGCCAACGCGCTGCCGTTCTCGTCGAAGGGGCCGTAGAAGCGAAGGTCGTGCGTCGACACCGTGGGCACCAGCATCAGCCATTCGCGCGACGCGTCGGCAGGGTCGGCCAGCTGCATCTGTAGCTTGAACCACAGCACGCGGTCGGATTCCCTGCCGCGCAGCGGGTCGTCGGGGTACGCGAAGCGTGCCTCCTGCTGCGGCGTGCGCACCTGCTCGATGGTCAGCGACCGCGTGGCGTCGTCGAACACCTGCAGCCGGCGCACGGCGGGAAGCCCGCCCGCCTGGCGCTCGATGCGCAGCGGCTCCCGCTGCTCGCCGGCCTGCTGCGCCGCAGCAAGGGAAGGGACGAGCAAGGCCAGCAGGGTCGCCGATAAGGCGCGCCAGGCAAGCCGCATGGCGCGGGTGCGAAGGAAGCCGAGGCCCTCGGCGACGGAAAGCAGGAGGCGGAACATCATCGGGATGCGCAGCAACGGAGGTCGGGGGAAACCGCCGATTGTCGCCGGGGCCCGTCGGGCACCCCCCGGAGGCCCGAACCGGGGCGCAAAGGGGTGGCCGGACACGCATGGCGCGTGGGGCAGCGCATGGGGCATGGTGCGGGATTCCACCAAGGTTTCACGTTCGCCGCAGCGGCGCATACTCGCGCCAAAGCCACTCGCCGGCCCCTCCGGGGCTCCAGGCGACAGCCAGGAGACACGCGTTGCAGCGAACGAATATTGCCAACCCGGCCTACTTCCACAAGGTCGTCGATTGCCAGTACGCCTGCCCGGCGCACACTCCCGTTCCCGAGTACATACGCATGATCGCGCAGCGCCGCTACGGCGACGCATACATGATCAACTGGGCCTCCAACGTGTTCCCCGGCATCCTGGGGCGCACCTGCGACAGGCCCTGCGAGCCGGCCTGCCGGCGCGGTCGGGTCGAGGAAAGCAATGCCGCGGCGCCGGAGCCTGTGGCCATCTGCCGGCTCAAGCGCGTGGCCGCCGACATGAAGGAGGACGTGCGTGCGCGCATGCCCGGCCTGGCGCCGAAGAACGGCAAGCGCGTGGCCTGCGTGGGTGCGGGACCTGCCTCGCTCACCGTCGCGCGCGACCTCGCACCGCTGGGCTACGAGGTGACGGTGTTCGACGGCGAGGCCAAGGCCGGCGGCTTCATCCGCACGCAGATACCGCGCTTCCGGCTGCCCGAGTCGGTGATCGACGAGGAAACGGGCTACGTGCTCGACCTGGGCGTCGAGTTCCGCGGCGGCGAGCGCATCGGCTCCATGAAGGCGCTGATGGCGCAGGACTGGGACGCGATCTTCGTCGGCTGCGGCGCGCCCCGCGGGCGCGACCTCGACGTGCCCGGCCGGCAGGAGGCCGCGGCCGGCATCCACATCGGCATCGACTGGCTGAACTCGGTGTCGTTCGGCCATGTGAACAGCATCGGCAAGCGCGTGATCGTCCTGGGCGGTGGCAACACGGCCATGGACTGCTGCCGGTCGGCGCGCCGCCTCGGCGGCACCGACGTGAAGGTCATCGTGCGCAGCGGCTTCGAGGAAATGAAGGCCTCGCCCTGGGAGAAGGAGGACGCGCAGCACGAGGGCATTCCGATCATCAACTTCCACGTGCCCAAGGCCTTCGTGCATGAACAGGGCAAGCTGGTGGGCATGCGCTTCGAGATCGTCCGCGCCGTCTACGACGACCAGGGCCGCCGCACGCTGGAGCCCACCGGCGAGCCGGAGGCGTACTTCGAATGCGACGAGGTGCTGGTGGCAGTCGGCCAGGAAAACGCGTTCCCCTGGATCGAGCGCGACTGCGGCATCGGTTTCGACAAGTGGGGCCTGCCGGCGCTGGACAAGGACACCTTCCAGTCCACGGTGCCCCGCGTGTTCTTCGGCGGCGATGCGGCCTTCGGCCCCAAGAACATCATCACGGCGGTGGCCCACGGCCACGAGGCGGCCGTGTCGATCGACAAGCTGCTGCGCGCCGAGCCGGTCCATGTGCGCCCTGCGCCCATGACCAACCTGGTGTCGCAGAAGATGGGCATCCACGAGTGGAGCTACGACAACGACACCTCGAACGACCTGCGCTACAAGGTGCCGTGGGCCAAGGCCGAGACCGCGCTGGCCAGCATCCGTGTCGAGGTCGAGCTCGGCTTCGATGCCGCCACCGCTTTCAAGGAGGCCGAGCGCTGCCTGAACTGCGACGTGCAGACCGTGTTCGCCGAGTCCGCGTGCATCGAATGCGATGCCTGCGTGGACATCTGCCCGATGGACTGCATCAACTTCGTCGACAACGCCGACGAGGCCGAGCTGCGGCCCCATCTGAAGGCGCCGGCCCTGAACCTGGCGCAGGACCTGTATGTGTCGGGCGGCCTCAAGACCGGCCGCGTGATGGTCAAGGACGAAGACGTGTGCCTGCATTGCGGCCTGTGCGCCGAGCGCTGCCCTACGGGGGCATGGGACATGCAGAAGTTCTTGCTGAAGATGACGCCCGCGGGCGCGGAGCAAGGAGTACCGGCATGAGGTCCCCGTCTTGCCCCCTCTCCCCTCGGGGAGAGGGTTGGGGTGAGGGCAGGGGCCTGTGCAAGCGCGCCGCCTCTGCCACCGCCGTCGGCCCTCACCCCCGCCCTCTCCCCAAGGGGAGAGGGAGCCATACGAGCACGGAGGTGGCCGCATGAACGTCCCGCAGATCGAAGCCGTCAACGACTTCGTCATCAAGTTCGCCAACGTCAACGGCTCGGGATCGGCCTCGGCCAACGAGCTGTTCGCCAAGGCGATCCTTCGCATGGGCGTGCCGGTGAGCCCGCGCAACATCTTCCCTAGCAACATCCAGGGCCTGCCGACCTGGTACGAGGTCCGCGTGACCGAAGAGGGCCACCTGGGCCGTCGCGGCGGCACCGACATGATGGTGGCGATGAACCCGCAGACCTGGGACGCCGACGTGGCCGAGCTGGCGCCCGGCGGCTACCTGTTCTACGACAGCACGCGGCCGCTGCCGCCGTCGAAGTTCCGCGACGACATCCGCGTGATCGGCATGCCGCTCACCGAGATCTGCAACGCCGTCTACCAGGACCCGCGCCAGCGCCAGCTGTTCAAGAACATCGTGTACGTGGGCGCGCTGGCCATCCTGCTGGGCATCGAGCCGGAAGTGGTCGAGAAGCTGTTCGGCGAACAGTACAAGGGCAAGGAAAAGCTGCTCGCTTCCAACGTGCAGGCGCTGCACCTGGGCTGCGACTTCGCACGGGAAAACCTGCACGAGCCGGTCGGCCTGCAGGTGCGGCGTGCCGACCGGGTGGGCGGGCGCATCTTCGTGGACGGCAACAGCGCGGCGGCGTTGGGCTGCGTGTACGGCGGTGCCACCGTGGCGGCGTGGTATCCGATCACGCCGTCGTCGTCGGTGGCCGAGGCCTTCCAGAAGTACTGCACCAAGTTCCGTGTCGATGCGGCCACCGGCCAGCACCGCTTCGCCATCGTGCAGGCGGAAGACGAGCTCGCCTCCATCGGCATGGTGGTGGGCGCCGGCTGGAACGGCGCGCGGGCCTTCACCGCGACCTCGGGGCCGGGCATCTCGCTGATGGCGGAGTTCATCGGGCTGGCCTACTTCGCGGAGATACCCATCACGCTCATCAACGTGCAGCGCGGCGGTCCTTCAACCGGCATGCCCACGCGCACGCAGCAGGCCGACGTGCTCGCTTGCGCCTATGCGTCGCACGGCGACACCAAGCACGTGCTGCTGTTTCCGCAGGACCCGCACGAGTGCTTCGAGCAGGCGGCCGCGGCGCTGGACCTGGCCGACCGGCTGCAGACGCCCGTGTTCCTGATGACCGACCTGGACATCGGCATGAACCAGCGCCTGTGCGAGCCCTTTGCCTGGGACGACAGCGCGGCCTACGACCGCGGCAAGGTCATGAGCGCCGAGGAGCTCGAGGCGGGACGCGACTTCGGCCGCTACAAGGACGTGGACGGCGACGGCATTCCCTGGCGCACGCTGCCGGGCACGCACCCGACCAAGGGCAGCTATTTCACGCGCGGCACCACGCGCGACGCGTACGCCCGGTATTCGGAGCGCGGGCCGGACTACATCTACAACATGGAGCGGCTGCTCAAGAAGTTCGCGACCGCGGCCACGCTGGTGCCGCAGCCGGTGCTGCGGCCTGCCGCCGCAAGGACCGGGCTGGGCGTCATCTATTTCGGATCGACCAGCCCGTCGATGCACGAGGCGCTGGACGCGCTGGAGGCGCGCGGCATCCACCTCGATGCGCTGCGGCTGCGGGCCTTTCCGTTTCCGGACAGCGTGGCACAGTTTCTTGCGCAGCACGAGCGGGTGTTCGTGGTGGAGCAGAACCGCGACGCGCAGATGCGCAGCCTGCTGGTCAACGAGCTGGACGTCGACCCGGCACGGCTGATCCGGGTGCTGCATTTCGACGGCACACCCATCACCGCGCGCTTCATCGGGCAGGCGATCGCCGCGCACGTTCATCCGACGGAGGAAGCGGCATGACCTACCTCGCCAAGCCCAGGCTGCGGCACCCCACGCTGGCCACCAACAAGGTGGGCTACACGCGGCGCGACTACGAGGGCAAGATCTCGACGCTGTGCGCCGGCTGCGGCCACGACTCGATCTCCGCCGCCATCATCGAGGCGTGCTGGGAGCTCGACATCGAGCCGCACCGCGTGGCCAAGCTCTCGGGCATCGGCTGCAGCTCGAAGACGCCCGACTATTTCCTCGGCGCGTCGCACGGCTTCAACACGGTCCACGGGCGCATGCCCAGCGTGCTGACCGGCGCCAACCTGGCCAACCGCGACCTGCTGTACCTGGGCGTCTCCGGCGATGGCGACTCCGCCTCCATCGGCCTGGGCCAGTTCGCGCACGCCATGCGGCGCGGCGTGCGCATGGCCTACATCGTGGAGAACAACGGCGTCTACGGGCTGACCAAGGGCCAGTTCTCGGCGACGGCCGACCAGGGCTCCAAGAGCAAGAAGGGCGTGGTCAACACCGACAGCCCGGTGGACCTCGTCGCGATGGCGCTGCAATTGGGCGCCAGCTACGTGGGGCGCGGGTTCTCGGGCAACAAGGCGCAGCTGGTGCCGCTCATCAAGGGGGCGATCAGCCACGGCGGCTCGGCGTTCATCGACGTCATCAGCCCGTGCATCGCGTTCAACAACCACCCCGGCAGCACCAAGAGCTACGACTACGTGCGCGAGCACAACGAGGCGGTGAGCCGCATCGACTTCATCAGCGGCCGCGACGAGATCACCATCGATCAGGGACCGGGCGAGGTGGTGGACGTGCGCCAGCACGACGGCACGCTGCTGCGCCTGCGCAGCCTGCACCCCGACTACAACCCCGGCGACCGCTACGCCGCGATGGCCTACATGCAGCGGCACCAGGAGATGGGCGAGGTGGTGACCGGGCTGCTGTACGTCGATCCGCTGGCCACCGACCTGCACACCGCGCTGAACACCAGCGACCGGCCGCTCAATGCGCTGGACGCCGGCGAGCTGTGCCCCGGCGCCAAGGCGCTGGCGAGGCTCAACGACTCCTTGCGCTGAGGCGCCGTCGGCGGCACCATTGGCGCTCCTTCAGGAGGGCGCACCATGGCCGAGCGCACCGTTTTCCAATCGATCTCGCGCACGCACGTGATCAGCCTGGGCCCGCAGGCCAGCGTGCGCGACGCCGCCTGCGTCATGACGCGCGCCAACTGCGGCAGCGTGCTCGTCATGGAGCTGCCCGACATCCTGCTGGGCATCCTCACCGAGCGCGACCTCATGACCCGCGTGCTGGCCAAGGGGCTCGACCCCGACCGCACGCCGGTGCGCGAGGCCATGACGCCCAACCCGATCTGCATTCCGCCCGAGACGCTGGTGTCCGACGCGGTGGCGATGATGCTCGAGCGCGGATTCCGGCACCTGCCGCTGGTGGCGGGCGCGAAGATCCTCGGCGTGTTCTCGGTGCGCGATGCGCTGCCGCGCGAGATCGGCGCAGCGGTCAGCCTGAGCGAGTTCCGCGAGCAGGTGAACGACGCGCTGGGGTAGCGCGCCGCGTTTTCTTGCCGGCGACCGGTGCCGGGCGGGACCGGATCAGCCGCCGTTCGATTCCTTCGCCGACTGGTGCTCCGCCAGCGGCACGAAGCGGCCCGTGTCCGTGTCCAGGGCTTCGATCGAGCCGGTTTCGATGTCGTAGACCCACCCGTGCAGCGTGAGCGCGCCCTGCGCCAGCGCGAGCGACACGGAAGGGTGCGTGCGCAGGTTGTTCAACTGGGCCACGACGTTGGCCCGCA comes from Variovorax paradoxus and encodes:
- a CDS encoding cysteine hydrolase family protein, with the protein product MKAALLAMHYQNDVLHADGKVRVGVAADDPARPRLIASAGRLIAGARASGVPVIFVRIAFAPGYADCLDNCQLFRRVAETGAVQEGSWGAGFYGDLAPLPGEAVVTHKRNNPFWASGLEEAVSATGARRLYVAGIATNHVVEHGARHASDLGYRVAVVADACSTAQAHLHAASLETLAMLADVIQVDDAVRQMRGPQ
- a CDS encoding SDR family oxidoreductase is translated as MTPDLKGRVAIVTGAAAVLGSAIVRAFVQAGAQVVALDIDVPRGEALAAALGPRCRFAACDIGSDEALDAMVAQALRTEGRIDFLVNNAVVYGDAGLDAARADWLAALDVNLVSGAMLVQKTADALAAHGGAVVNMGSVGGKFGAAGRALYPAAKAAILQLTRNQAASLAPRGVRVNSVSPGWTWSDALSRMAGGDRALADRVGAPMHPLGRVGDGDDVAQVVLFLCSDAARFVTGADIPVDGGFSMLGPDQGRSARDWFAG
- a CDS encoding diguanylate cyclase, yielding MMFRLLLSVAEGLGFLRTRAMRLAWRALSATLLALLVPSLAAAQQAGEQREPLRIERQAGGLPAVRRLQVFDDATRSLTIEQVRTPQQEARFAYPDDPLRGRESDRVLWFKLQMQLADPADASREWLMLVPTVSTHDLRFYGPFDENGSALAEPVVTGMRHPWASRPASSEQMAWRFRLPGPGTYTAYFRVESTFARIYDVSVWDPADFLQSTQDKRMFDGLTYGLLFGLMVYGLVLFKVFGEALYGFYMLSCACGVLALGSINGHALRYPFSHWPEAAGFAYTAGPALWAICKLQFGRRLLRLRHFAPTLDRLVQAFTIALALAIPYANWGAYPLVTFRLVQLSVIASTVVMVIGALIAMRRRYWPAVLYFFGVALLLGGIGAIVVASWGWIEWAPNQMNITQGALAAELVVFAVAMGSRLQLVLRSEQALTERTQQLVEALGTDALTGAASRSGFESRGEEWLEQERPFTLMLLDLDGFKGVNDAHGHAAGDAVLVAVAQRLRQQLRKDDVVARLGGDEFAVLVRGTPSREVLSLMARRMIEAGTQPVEYEGRSVSVGMSLGIACHPGDGDTLPRLLRSADRAMYHGKQQRTGPSFTFAADLASPDASQPQALRPDAHGPGSGQAALERR
- a CDS encoding FAD-dependent oxidoreductase, which encodes MQRTNIANPAYFHKVVDCQYACPAHTPVPEYIRMIAQRRYGDAYMINWASNVFPGILGRTCDRPCEPACRRGRVEESNAAAPEPVAICRLKRVAADMKEDVRARMPGLAPKNGKRVACVGAGPASLTVARDLAPLGYEVTVFDGEAKAGGFIRTQIPRFRLPESVIDEETGYVLDLGVEFRGGERIGSMKALMAQDWDAIFVGCGAPRGRDLDVPGRQEAAAGIHIGIDWLNSVSFGHVNSIGKRVIVLGGGNTAMDCCRSARRLGGTDVKVIVRSGFEEMKASPWEKEDAQHEGIPIINFHVPKAFVHEQGKLVGMRFEIVRAVYDDQGRRTLEPTGEPEAYFECDEVLVAVGQENAFPWIERDCGIGFDKWGLPALDKDTFQSTVPRVFFGGDAAFGPKNIITAVAHGHEAAVSIDKLLRAEPVHVRPAPMTNLVSQKMGIHEWSYDNDTSNDLRYKVPWAKAETALASIRVEVELGFDAATAFKEAERCLNCDVQTVFAESACIECDACVDICPMDCINFVDNADEAELRPHLKAPALNLAQDLYVSGGLKTGRVMVKDEDVCLHCGLCAERCPTGAWDMQKFLLKMTPAGAEQGVPA
- a CDS encoding 2-oxoacid:acceptor oxidoreductase subunit alpha; its protein translation is MNVPQIEAVNDFVIKFANVNGSGSASANELFAKAILRMGVPVSPRNIFPSNIQGLPTWYEVRVTEEGHLGRRGGTDMMVAMNPQTWDADVAELAPGGYLFYDSTRPLPPSKFRDDIRVIGMPLTEICNAVYQDPRQRQLFKNIVYVGALAILLGIEPEVVEKLFGEQYKGKEKLLASNVQALHLGCDFARENLHEPVGLQVRRADRVGGRIFVDGNSAAALGCVYGGATVAAWYPITPSSSVAEAFQKYCTKFRVDAATGQHRFAIVQAEDELASIGMVVGAGWNGARAFTATSGPGISLMAEFIGLAYFAEIPITLINVQRGGPSTGMPTRTQQADVLACAYASHGDTKHVLLFPQDPHECFEQAAAALDLADRLQTPVFLMTDLDIGMNQRLCEPFAWDDSAAYDRGKVMSAEELEAGRDFGRYKDVDGDGIPWRTLPGTHPTKGSYFTRGTTRDAYARYSERGPDYIYNMERLLKKFATAATLVPQPVLRPAAARTGLGVIYFGSTSPSMHEALDALEARGIHLDALRLRAFPFPDSVAQFLAQHERVFVVEQNRDAQMRSLLVNELDVDPARLIRVLHFDGTPITARFIGQAIAAHVHPTEEAA
- a CDS encoding 2-oxoacid:ferredoxin oxidoreductase subunit beta, producing the protein MTYLAKPRLRHPTLATNKVGYTRRDYEGKISTLCAGCGHDSISAAIIEACWELDIEPHRVAKLSGIGCSSKTPDYFLGASHGFNTVHGRMPSVLTGANLANRDLLYLGVSGDGDSASIGLGQFAHAMRRGVRMAYIVENNGVYGLTKGQFSATADQGSKSKKGVVNTDSPVDLVAMALQLGASYVGRGFSGNKAQLVPLIKGAISHGGSAFIDVISPCIAFNNHPGSTKSYDYVREHNEAVSRIDFISGRDEITIDQGPGEVVDVRQHDGTLLRLRSLHPDYNPGDRYAAMAYMQRHQEMGEVVTGLLYVDPLATDLHTALNTSDRPLNALDAGELCPGAKALARLNDSLR
- a CDS encoding CBS domain-containing protein — its product is MAERTVFQSISRTHVISLGPQASVRDAACVMTRANCGSVLVMELPDILLGILTERDLMTRVLAKGLDPDRTPVREAMTPNPICIPPETLVSDAVAMMLERGFRHLPLVAGAKILGVFSVRDALPREIGAAVSLSEFREQVNDALG